In one Flammeovirga yaeyamensis genomic region, the following are encoded:
- a CDS encoding cyanophycinase, whose translation MNKKRILSLFIIGLMSFSTFAQGKLFIIGGGKRPPELIKRLTEEAKLKEGYGIVLSMSSSEPDTSAYYGVLQFKKQGFDNVSFMFYTTEQPPTSLALDSIRKASLIYITGGDQNRFMKRIEKTGIYEAIHDCYKNGGMIAGTSAGAAVMSEVMITGDEKNYPDYDDTGRSIESNNLIYGKGLGMINKVIIDQHFIQRSRYNRLMTAVIDHPKLRGIGIDESTAILVHQNEFEVVGVSQVILIEKPQQIDTKDTKIGARKISVSILKSGDKIKL comes from the coding sequence ATGAATAAAAAGCGCATATTATCACTTTTCATCATCGGCTTAATGTCCTTCTCGACATTCGCCCAAGGAAAGCTCTTTATCATCGGGGGAGGAAAACGACCACCGGAATTGATCAAGAGATTAACTGAGGAAGCGAAGTTAAAAGAAGGCTATGGTATCGTGCTTTCTATGTCGAGTAGCGAGCCAGATACATCAGCTTATTATGGCGTATTACAGTTTAAAAAGCAAGGTTTTGATAACGTATCATTCATGTTTTATACTACTGAACAGCCACCGACTTCATTAGCATTAGATTCCATCAGAAAAGCATCTTTGATCTACATCACAGGTGGAGATCAAAACCGATTTATGAAACGCATCGAAAAAACGGGTATTTACGAAGCAATTCACGATTGTTATAAGAACGGTGGTATGATTGCAGGAACAAGTGCCGGAGCTGCGGTGATGAGTGAAGTGATGATCACAGGTGATGAGAAAAATTATCCTGATTATGACGATACAGGCCGTTCCATCGAAAGCAATAATTTGATTTATGGGAAAGGCTTGGGCATGATCAATAAAGTGATTATCGACCAACATTTTATTCAAAGAAGCAGGTACAATCGTTTGATGACGGCCGTAATTGATCACCCAAAATTACGTGGTATTGGTATCGACGAGTCGACCGCTATTCTGGTACATCAAAATGAATTTGAGGTAGTCGGAGTAAGTCAGGTGATATTGATCGAGAAGCCTCAACAGATTGATACTAAAGATACTAAAATCGGAGCTCGAAAAATCAGCGTAAGCATTTTGAAAAGCGGCGATAAGATAAAATTATAA
- a CDS encoding isoaspartyl peptidase/L-asparaginase family protein — translation MKNKFALAIHGGAGTLLPSEITPQKEAEINTALQGVLYAAKKCLSEGGSALEAVEIAVTALEDCPLFNAGKGAVMAHDGSYEMEASIMSGETLEAGAVAGIRHIKNPIQLARKIHDDEDFVYLHGKGALDYARDYDLEEVEDDYFFTESRHKQWLLARETNQMLVDHDGERKFGTVGAVALDLDGNLAAATSTGGLVNKRFGRLGDSSVIGSGTYASNDSCAVSCTGYGEFFLKATVARDIAAHMEFGQRKLKEATDIVVHDKLVKMQGEGGVIAIDHQGNIELSFNSEGMYRGWTSSDDEQLNIAIFK, via the coding sequence ATGAAAAATAAATTTGCCCTCGCAATTCATGGAGGAGCTGGAACACTATTGCCTTCAGAAATTACGCCTCAAAAAGAAGCAGAGATCAACACTGCTTTACAAGGTGTACTTTATGCAGCTAAAAAGTGCTTGTCAGAAGGAGGATCTGCTTTAGAAGCAGTGGAAATTGCGGTAACTGCACTAGAAGATTGTCCATTGTTTAATGCTGGAAAAGGGGCGGTAATGGCCCACGATGGTTCTTACGAAATGGAAGCATCGATTATGTCTGGAGAAACATTGGAAGCAGGTGCAGTGGCAGGTATTCGCCATATCAAGAACCCGATTCAATTGGCAAGAAAGATTCACGACGATGAAGACTTTGTCTATTTACATGGAAAAGGGGCATTGGATTATGCAAGAGATTATGATTTGGAAGAAGTAGAAGACGATTACTTCTTTACAGAATCTCGTCATAAGCAATGGTTATTGGCTAGAGAAACGAATCAAATGTTGGTGGATCACGACGGTGAACGCAAGTTCGGAACAGTAGGTGCCGTGGCGTTGGATTTGGACGGCAACTTAGCAGCAGCCACTTCAACAGGAGGATTGGTCAACAAAAGGTTTGGTCGTTTAGGTGATAGTTCTGTGATCGGATCGGGTACCTATGCAAGCAACGATAGTTGTGCAGTGTCTTGTACGGGTTATGGAGAGTTCTTTTTGAAAGCTACCGTAGCACGTGATATTGCCGCGCACATGGAGTTTGGTCAGCGTAAACTGAAAGAAGCAACAGATATTGTTGTACATGATAAGTTGGTCAAAATGCAAGGCGAAGGTGGAGTAATTGCCATCGATCATCAAGGAAATATTGAATTATCTTTCAACTCGGAAGGGATGTATAGAGGTTGGACATCATCTGATGATGAACAATTGAATATTGCCATTTTCAAGTAA
- a CDS encoding YfcC family protein has product MKKLPDTLVISSTILAFFIGLTWIISAGEYQREMVDGRNLLIPNTYHKVEAQPQSIASFFTAPINGFVSAAEIIAFIFIVGGAFGMLTQTNAIEAGLQRLVLWSNKKKSYKKILIPFIFVCFSVAGATFGMSEEVLIFILITIPMAKAMKLDTIVGVAIPFVGAGVGFAGAISNPFTIGIAQGIAEIPLFSGWEYRVFVWSVFTLIGMIYVMYYVSKIENNKEKSLLPNQEKPLDVQEKSIDFNYKKAIVVALLFIGIGVLVVGVTKFDWYMTEIGALFFVIGFIASLICRTPANKMSESFIKGSKEMMTAALVIASCKGILIVATEGKIIDTILFSITGLLDGLPKFAAAEAMFVFQSILNTVLPSGSGQAALTMPIMAPLSDLLGISRQVAVLAFQFGDGLTNLIIPTSGVTMGVLSIAKIPYNVWVKWMAPLLLLLMFAAGILLIGPLYFNLL; this is encoded by the coding sequence ATGAAGAAGCTACCAGATACTTTAGTGATATCTTCTACTATTCTCGCTTTTTTTATTGGTCTAACATGGATCATTTCTGCTGGGGAATATCAAAGAGAAATGGTGGACGGAAGAAATTTGCTCATCCCCAATACCTATCATAAGGTGGAGGCACAACCGCAAAGTATCGCTTCTTTCTTTACAGCACCTATCAATGGTTTTGTAAGTGCTGCCGAAATTATCGCCTTCATTTTTATTGTAGGAGGTGCATTCGGGATGCTTACACAAACCAATGCTATAGAAGCCGGCTTACAAAGATTGGTTCTTTGGAGTAACAAGAAGAAATCTTATAAGAAGATCCTTATTCCGTTTATCTTTGTTTGTTTCTCTGTGGCAGGGGCGACCTTCGGAATGTCAGAGGAGGTCTTGATTTTTATCCTGATTACCATTCCAATGGCCAAGGCCATGAAATTGGATACCATAGTTGGAGTTGCTATCCCTTTTGTAGGTGCAGGGGTAGGTTTTGCAGGTGCGATCAGTAATCCGTTTACGATCGGAATTGCACAAGGGATTGCCGAAATACCTCTATTCTCAGGTTGGGAATACAGAGTATTTGTTTGGTCTGTTTTTACTTTGATAGGGATGATATATGTTATGTATTACGTATCAAAAATCGAGAACAACAAAGAGAAAAGCTTGCTTCCAAATCAAGAAAAACCACTTGATGTTCAAGAGAAGTCTATCGATTTTAATTACAAAAAAGCCATTGTTGTTGCACTTTTATTCATAGGAATTGGAGTGTTGGTGGTTGGAGTGACTAAGTTCGATTGGTACATGACTGAGATTGGTGCTTTGTTCTTCGTCATCGGCTTTATTGCGTCATTGATTTGTCGCACTCCAGCAAATAAAATGAGTGAAAGCTTCATCAAAGGATCCAAGGAAATGATGACGGCCGCTTTGGTGATTGCTTCTTGTAAAGGAATTTTGATTGTAGCCACAGAAGGGAAAATTATTGATACGATATTGTTTTCCATCACGGGCTTATTGGACGGATTACCAAAGTTTGCAGCAGCTGAAGCGATGTTTGTCTTCCAAAGTATTCTGAATACAGTACTTCCATCGGGTTCTGGTCAGGCGGCCTTAACCATGCCGATTATGGCTCCATTAAGTGATTTATTGGGTATTTCACGACAAGTTGCAGTATTGGCATTTCAGTTTGGAGACGGATTAACCAATCTGATTATACCAACAAGTGGGGTGACCATGGGTGTTTTGTCCATTGCAAAAATCCCTTACAATGTTTGGGTAAAGTGGATGGCACCTTTATTACTACTACTCATGTTTGCGGCAGGCATTTTATTAATTGGACCTCTTTATTTTAATCTATTGTAA
- a CDS encoding GEVED domain-containing protein — MKINNYFLDKTIYVVLLSLISTLTLGQGYNFSLEGGTWNGHGNVTTQQATMLVGGAEVGGDGEVNATQWFVNQSGGGDYLVLRTDAVGGQASWVWSNFSSSISSAAELSITTANGANNATVAQYIRDAEALFIAGGDQREYMDLWKGTAVADAINYLINDKKAPVGGTSAGMAIMGGAYYAPATSGVLSSEILNDPFHQYTNNSFFYNDFLQNPYLTNVITDTHLDRTHGTGNENRYGRAFGILARTISDQNDQQRYAIACDEAAFVCIDASGNAKVFGDGGQTQYPTKAYFMVGNCSTPETISAGQPLVWNKNGEAVKAYVIQGSVNGNGNSFSLNDWETASGGGWMNLYTTNGYSSFNYLNGSGASTGASAPSCGGGTPPPTGGVQYCASYGNSTSYEFIDEVGIDGNYHFSGNDNGYGDYTSVSFNLTKGGSHTFFLDPNTSSRERVVVWIDYNQDGVFDANTEEVLYKQTRRSFSSSFTVPSTALSGATRMRVSMQYASDGYPYPCDVLDYGEVEDYTVVISNSSSQRLAGATVEVEGSMAYPNPTNGRLTYPSTASNITLVVVDALGRELRKVTKNTIDISDLNNGLYYLRIIEDGEESVQKIIKN; from the coding sequence ATGAAAATTAACAATTACTTTCTTGACAAGACTATCTATGTAGTCTTACTCTCTCTCATCTCAACGCTTACTTTAGGACAAGGATACAACTTTTCTTTGGAAGGTGGTACTTGGAATGGACACGGAAATGTAACTACACAGCAGGCGACAATGCTGGTAGGTGGAGCGGAAGTAGGAGGAGATGGTGAGGTGAATGCGACACAATGGTTTGTGAACCAATCGGGAGGAGGGGATTACCTCGTTCTAAGAACAGATGCCGTAGGTGGACAAGCCTCCTGGGTGTGGAGTAATTTTAGTAGTTCGATCAGTTCTGCAGCAGAGTTGTCGATTACAACAGCCAACGGAGCAAATAATGCTACAGTAGCACAGTATATTCGAGATGCTGAGGCATTATTTATTGCAGGGGGCGACCAAAGAGAGTACATGGATCTTTGGAAAGGAACGGCTGTGGCTGATGCTATCAATTACTTGATAAACGACAAAAAGGCGCCTGTGGGCGGAACATCAGCTGGTATGGCGATTATGGGTGGTGCGTATTATGCACCGGCGACATCGGGGGTGTTATCATCAGAAATTCTAAATGATCCTTTTCATCAGTATACTAATAACTCTTTCTTTTATAATGACTTTCTCCAAAACCCGTACTTGACAAATGTGATTACAGATACGCATTTGGACAGAACGCATGGTACTGGAAATGAAAATAGATACGGTCGTGCTTTTGGTATTTTAGCACGAACAATTAGCGATCAGAACGATCAACAACGTTATGCAATTGCTTGCGATGAAGCAGCCTTTGTATGTATTGATGCCTCTGGTAATGCCAAGGTTTTTGGTGATGGTGGACAAACTCAATATCCTACGAAAGCCTATTTTATGGTGGGGAATTGTTCGACTCCTGAAACTATTTCGGCGGGTCAACCTTTAGTTTGGAATAAGAACGGTGAGGCAGTGAAAGCCTACGTCATCCAAGGTTCAGTAAATGGAAATGGAAACTCTTTTAGTCTTAACGATTGGGAAACTGCTTCTGGTGGTGGATGGATGAATCTGTATACCACTAATGGTTATTCGAGTTTTAATTATCTAAACGGAAGTGGTGCTTCTACAGGTGCTTCTGCACCAAGTTGTGGAGGTGGAACACCACCGCCTACAGGAGGAGTTCAATATTGTGCGTCTTATGGTAATTCCACTTCTTATGAATTTATTGATGAAGTTGGAATTGATGGCAACTATCACTTCTCTGGTAATGACAATGGATATGGAGATTATACTTCTGTAAGTTTTAATTTGACGAAAGGTGGAAGTCATACTTTCTTCTTAGATCCGAATACATCTTCTAGAGAAAGAGTGGTGGTTTGGATAGATTATAACCAAGACGGAGTATTTGATGCTAATACAGAGGAAGTACTATATAAGCAGACAAGACGTTCGTTTAGTTCTAGTTTTACGGTACCTTCTACAGCATTATCGGGAGCTACAAGAATGCGCGTTTCTATGCAATATGCTTCGGATGGCTACCCTTATCCTTGCGATGTTTTGGACTATGGTGAAGTAGAAGATTATACGGTAGTTATTTCTAACAGTTCCTCTCAAAGATTGGCAGGTGCAACTGTAGAAGTAGAAGGAAGTATGGCGTATCCAAACCCAACAAATGGGCGATTGACCTACCCTTCGACGGCATCAAATATTACTTTGGTTGTGGTGGATGCTTTGGGGAGAGAACTCCGAAAAGTGACTAAAAACACTATTGATATTTCAGATCTTAATAATGGATTGTATTACCTCAGAATCATCGAAGATGGAGAGGAATCAGTGCAAAAGATCATCAAAAATTAA
- the rocD gene encoding ornithine--oxo-acid transaminase, translated as MMKFYTQEAINLEKKYGANNYAPLPVVLERGNGVYVWDVEGRRYYDFLSAYSAVNQGHVHPRILNVMIKQASKLTLTSRAFYSDQLGLAEKKLCNLFGYERAILMNTGAEGNETAIKLARKWGYEKKGIPKNEAIIVGVEKNFHGRTTTIISASTDPVATTNFGPFMPGFEIVPYNNLEALEEVLQNPNVAGLWMEPIQGEAGVYLPDEGYLRKAQELCHRYNVLFMVDEVQTGVGRTGKLLASEYEEIKPDMIILGKAISGGFYPVSAVLTSSEVMDVFKPGQHGSTYGGNPLGCAVMMEALDVLIDEKLTENAYRLGKIFRKRMRKLCKQTDLLLGVRGKGLLNALLVNDSEDSATATLICHELMHKGLLAKPTHGNIIRFAPPLVITESQLEKCMDIIEDTVLNFELVEA; from the coding sequence ATGATGAAATTTTATACGCAAGAAGCGATCAACCTAGAGAAAAAATATGGAGCCAACAATTATGCTCCACTACCTGTAGTGCTCGAAAGAGGAAATGGGGTTTATGTTTGGGATGTGGAAGGCAGAAGATATTACGATTTTCTATCTGCTTACAGTGCGGTGAATCAAGGGCACGTGCATCCTAGAATTTTGAATGTGATGATCAAGCAGGCGTCGAAATTGACTTTGACCTCAAGAGCTTTTTATTCTGATCAGTTAGGATTAGCGGAAAAGAAGTTATGCAATCTATTTGGTTACGAGCGTGCTATTTTGATGAACACAGGGGCTGAAGGAAACGAAACAGCCATCAAATTAGCAAGAAAGTGGGGTTATGAGAAAAAAGGAATTCCAAAGAATGAAGCGATCATTGTGGGTGTAGAGAAGAACTTCCATGGTCGAACAACTACGATTATTTCAGCATCTACAGATCCGGTAGCTACGACTAACTTTGGTCCGTTTATGCCAGGTTTTGAGATTGTACCCTACAACAATTTAGAGGCTTTGGAAGAGGTACTTCAAAACCCAAATGTAGCTGGTTTATGGATGGAACCTATCCAAGGAGAAGCAGGTGTATATCTTCCAGATGAAGGTTATTTGAGAAAAGCACAAGAGCTTTGTCACCGTTACAATGTGTTGTTTATGGTCGATGAAGTGCAGACAGGTGTTGGTAGAACAGGTAAATTGCTCGCCTCTGAGTATGAGGAAATAAAGCCGGATATGATCATCTTAGGAAAAGCGATTTCTGGAGGTTTTTATCCCGTCTCAGCAGTGTTAACCTCTTCTGAAGTGATGGATGTCTTTAAACCTGGACAGCACGGATCTACTTACGGTGGAAACCCATTAGGTTGTGCTGTGATGATGGAAGCTTTGGACGTACTTATTGATGAAAAACTAACAGAAAATGCTTACAGATTAGGCAAAATCTTTAGAAAGAGAATGCGAAAATTATGTAAGCAAACTGATTTATTATTAGGCGTTCGTGGTAAAGGATTGCTGAATGCACTGTTGGTCAACGATTCCGAAGACAGTGCCACTGCCACTTTAATTTGTCACGAATTGATGCATAAAGGACTTCTAGCAAAACCCACTCATGGAAATATAATACGATTCGCACCTCCATTGGTTATTACCGAAAGTCAACTCGAAAAATGTATGGATATCATTGAAGATACTGTGTTGAATTTTGAATTGGTAGAGGCTTAA
- a CDS encoding T9SS type A sorting domain-containing protein, whose amino-acid sequence MKHLSILTILTLLFSSLIPQVFAQEEMETVILEGEVNNENYEHKKIIITGETFSVKTKLDLDECIVIIQSSHLTGTGDININNEEGYNPVILTADLLNIDMKKFEVKNSFTTIKASSVITAAGSHVRFENGSLTNNNSVWELDGHVDFQAHNDEVTGYLQVNMENVIIHELSDQIHYKKDVDWEFVGGCISLPGSGEFVEDQSTDERPEFIPCDELTDQVNYFEGDLDRQGTTTLTWGMFSESEITSYEIYTSEDQNTWSPLTEQQASGSEGPISYVYTDNDDRFDRVYFRLDGINGQGSDHLDTVSIYYGDDDLPVELIYFDAEVLDQSVLLEWATASEQNSDYFEVQYSLDEENWHLLDQVKAAGNSSTRIEYQYEDKLRNGIVYYRLKQVDFDGQFEYFGPLEVTLESPEEFDVVAYPVPQYSGQEITITPNNNEPYQLLIFNQMGQNVFFKEDLQNETRLATTWGRGMFVVHIIQGSQKEILKLQIH is encoded by the coding sequence ATGAAACATCTATCAATACTTACAATATTAACATTACTGTTTTCGTCTTTAATTCCCCAAGTTTTTGCTCAGGAAGAAATGGAAACTGTAATTCTAGAGGGGGAAGTGAATAATGAAAATTATGAACATAAAAAGATCATTATTACAGGTGAGACTTTCTCTGTAAAGACCAAACTTGACTTAGACGAATGTATTGTTATTATACAATCGTCTCATTTAACAGGTACAGGTGATATTAATATCAATAATGAAGAAGGTTATAACCCAGTTATTCTAACTGCCGATCTTTTAAATATTGATATGAAAAAGTTTGAGGTAAAAAATTCTTTTACAACGATAAAGGCATCATCAGTAATTACTGCAGCCGGATCGCATGTTCGTTTCGAAAATGGATCTTTGACCAATAATAATAGTGTTTGGGAATTGGACGGTCATGTCGATTTTCAAGCACATAATGATGAGGTAACAGGTTATTTACAAGTCAACATGGAGAACGTGATCATCCACGAATTAAGCGATCAAATTCATTATAAAAAAGATGTGGATTGGGAGTTTGTTGGTGGTTGTATTTCATTGCCTGGGTCTGGAGAATTTGTTGAGGATCAAAGTACAGACGAAAGACCAGAATTTATCCCTTGTGATGAATTAACGGATCAAGTCAATTATTTTGAAGGAGACCTAGACAGACAAGGCACGACCACTCTAACATGGGGAATGTTTTCTGAAAGTGAAATAACTTCATATGAAATATATACATCAGAAGATCAAAATACATGGAGTCCTTTAACCGAACAGCAAGCTTCGGGATCAGAAGGTCCAATATCCTATGTTTATACTGATAATGATGATCGTTTTGATAGAGTTTATTTCCGTTTAGATGGTATTAACGGTCAAGGATCAGATCATTTAGATACCGTAAGTATCTATTATGGTGATGACGATCTACCTGTAGAATTGATCTATTTTGACGCGGAAGTATTAGACCAAAGTGTTTTACTGGAATGGGCTACTGCGAGTGAGCAAAACAGTGATTACTTTGAGGTGCAATATTCTCTTGATGAAGAAAATTGGCATTTATTGGATCAAGTGAAAGCCGCTGGTAATAGTTCAACAAGAATTGAATATCAATATGAAGATAAGTTGAGAAACGGCATCGTTTATTACCGTTTAAAACAAGTTGATTTCGATGGTCAGTTTGAATATTTTGGACCTTTAGAGGTTACATTAGAATCCCCCGAAGAATTTGATGTAGTCGCATACCCTGTCCCTCAATATTCTGGACAGGAAATTACCATTACACCCAATAATAACGAACCTTATCAATTATTGATATTCAATCAGATGGGGCAAAATGTATTCTTTAAAGAGGATTTACAAAACGAAACAAGATTGGCGACCACTTGGGGTAGAGGTATGTTTGTGGTGCATATTATTCAAGGTTCACAGAAAGAAATCCTGAAACTACAAATACATTAA
- a CDS encoding carbohydrate-binding protein: MNRTTYYCSLRHAVKLLILSWLFTSATVYAQNVFIEHQVQRYVGGVSLLDRSKFFNLHSNNRDTELNQFYNDYNVSPSRGFWGPFSYSKGQGNAIGTYPSGKNGTDEVKAVSRFVGTEHPYNVFKDGLDPIAAGNWAAEYYKDYVDASGRPEFFEPMNEPFVHAKDYYSGGWNLAEENRIKLQMAEVYAAIGNKIHATPALANMKVIGYSAAWPSLEIGDFGHWEENMKMFMDVAGADMDGFSTHLYDGVNVTGQDNRRSGSNSEAILDLIETYSYTKWGKVKPHSITEYGAIASGYGDNYTDIESIQTVKGINQMLFNLLDRENNIDISIPFITDKSTWHLTPGNNYQPYGAALLIPTNIGQPNVAGWKYSPKIHFYEQWKNVSGRRVHVYSDNPDIQIQGFANNNMLYVALNNLDDQSQNVNLNFLSGLSGLQNVTTKSLKIYPNSDPVMNISSSASAPSSINLIGGETVVLELRFANSIPFNNAIRDRKYYTSKHLQAINANSAITFNFNGITTGTGQAVLLMGIGRKHNKSKQPTIKVNGTTVTVPNNWKGYDQANRDDFFGVIEIPFDHSLVQTNNTVTVTFTDGGGHVSSMILKTKTFDQAVAPTESVAIVSPTSTIGSDTTIPITLSYSAGQQRDIVAEFWSSTGWLGQATKTVNAGSGSETLSISVGTAPAIGSGYIVKASIRPVGTNWQQNIATDQKNNISVTVPQTAYGGTPHSIPGKVEAEDYDNGGQGIAFSDTDTNNQGGMYRTDGVDIEICSDTDGGYNVGWMNTGEWLEYTVNVNITDDYDFFPRVASNNDGGVLKISVDGVAVTGNLTVPNTGGWQAYQTMHIRNVPLTQGQHVIRVDVVNSGFNLNLWAAWQSATSNARQIETQLEEQKEVSVYPIPSANDKLYIVVPNSELTTIEVFNLEGKRLVQDQFEGDKYTLPVENLPEGMYIINISNAHVQTTKKVIIK, from the coding sequence ATGAATAGAACAACGTACTACTGTTCATTACGACACGCAGTAAAACTACTAATTCTATCGTGGCTGTTCACCTCAGCTACTGTCTACGCTCAAAATGTCTTTATTGAGCATCAAGTACAACGATACGTAGGAGGAGTTTCCCTTCTCGATCGTTCCAAATTCTTCAATCTCCACTCTAATAATCGTGATACAGAACTGAATCAGTTTTACAACGATTACAACGTCTCTCCTAGTCGTGGTTTTTGGGGTCCTTTTTCTTATTCCAAAGGACAAGGAAACGCCATCGGTACTTATCCTTCTGGTAAAAACGGAACGGATGAGGTAAAAGCAGTCTCTCGTTTTGTGGGTACAGAACACCCTTACAATGTCTTTAAAGATGGGTTAGATCCTATCGCTGCCGGTAATTGGGCGGCAGAGTATTATAAAGACTATGTAGATGCGAGTGGTCGACCTGAATTCTTCGAACCGATGAATGAGCCATTTGTTCATGCAAAAGATTACTATTCTGGTGGATGGAATTTAGCGGAAGAAAACCGTATCAAGCTTCAGATGGCCGAAGTGTATGCGGCTATTGGAAACAAGATCCATGCAACGCCTGCCTTAGCCAATATGAAAGTGATTGGTTATTCTGCCGCTTGGCCTTCATTAGAAATAGGCGACTTTGGCCATTGGGAGGAAAATATGAAGATGTTCATGGATGTGGCAGGTGCCGATATGGATGGTTTCTCAACTCACCTTTATGATGGGGTGAATGTAACGGGACAAGACAACCGCAGATCGGGTAGTAACTCGGAGGCTATTCTTGATTTAATTGAGACATATAGTTATACCAAATGGGGAAAAGTGAAACCTCACTCTATTACGGAGTATGGTGCCATTGCTTCTGGTTATGGGGATAATTATACCGACATCGAGAGTATTCAGACGGTAAAAGGTATCAATCAAATGCTGTTTAATCTTTTGGATAGAGAGAACAACATTGATATTTCTATTCCTTTTATTACTGATAAATCCACTTGGCATTTAACTCCAGGAAACAACTATCAACCGTATGGTGCTGCATTACTAATTCCAACCAATATTGGTCAACCGAATGTGGCAGGTTGGAAGTATTCACCAAAGATTCATTTCTATGAGCAATGGAAAAATGTAAGCGGAAGAAGAGTGCATGTATATTCGGACAATCCGGATATTCAGATCCAAGGATTCGCCAACAACAATATGTTGTATGTGGCTTTAAATAACTTGGATGATCAATCTCAAAATGTCAACTTAAACTTTTTGAGTGGATTGAGTGGATTGCAAAATGTGACTACTAAATCTTTGAAGATCTATCCCAACTCTGACCCGGTCATGAACATCAGTTCGTCTGCTTCAGCGCCGAGTAGCATCAATTTGATAGGTGGAGAGACAGTAGTGCTCGAATTACGATTTGCGAATTCTATTCCATTCAATAATGCGATTCGTGATCGTAAATATTATACGAGTAAGCATCTTCAAGCCATCAATGCTAATTCTGCCATCACTTTTAACTTTAATGGAATCACCACAGGTACAGGTCAAGCAGTTTTATTGATGGGTATTGGTAGAAAACATAACAAGTCGAAGCAACCTACGATTAAAGTGAATGGTACAACTGTAACAGTTCCAAATAATTGGAAGGGTTACGACCAAGCCAATAGAGATGATTTCTTTGGGGTGATCGAGATTCCATTTGATCATTCTTTAGTACAAACAAACAATACAGTAACTGTTACTTTCACTGATGGTGGTGGACATGTAAGTTCGATGATTTTGAAAACGAAAACATTCGATCAAGCTGTGGCTCCAACAGAATCAGTGGCTATTGTTTCTCCAACTTCAACAATTGGAAGTGATACCACTATTCCGATTACACTGAGTTATTCTGCAGGACAACAAAGAGATATTGTTGCAGAATTTTGGTCGTCTACTGGATGGTTAGGACAGGCTACTAAAACAGTTAATGCAGGAAGTGGTAGCGAAACTTTATCAATTTCAGTAGGAACTGCTCCAGCTATTGGAAGCGGTTATATTGTAAAAGCAAGTATTCGTCCTGTAGGTACAAATTGGCAACAAAATATTGCTACCGATCAGAAGAATAACATATCTGTTACCGTTCCTCAAACGGCCTATGGAGGAACACCTCATTCCATTCCAGGAAAAGTAGAAGCGGAAGATTATGATAACGGCGGACAAGGGATCGCTTTCTCAGATACAGACACCAATAACCAAGGAGGTATGTACAGAACGGATGGTGTAGATATAGAAATCTGTTCGGATACCGATGGCGGTTACAATGTCGGTTGGATGAATACCGGAGAGTGGTTAGAATATACCGTAAATGTAAACATAACTGATGATTATGATTTCTTCCCTCGAGTAGCTAGTAATAACGATGGTGGAGTATTAAAAATCTCTGTCGACGGTGTGGCTGTAACGGGTAATCTGACGGTACCAAATACAGGTGGATGGCAAGCGTATCAGACCATGCATATTAGAAATGTACCACTAACGCAAGGTCAACATGTGATAAGAGTTGATGTAGTTAACTCTGGCTTTAACCTTAATTTATGGGCCGCATGGCAATCTGCGACTTCAAATGCACGACAAATAGAAACGCAGTTAGAAGAGCAAAAAGAAGTGAGTGTCTACCCTATTCCATCAGCAAATGATAAATTGTACATCGTAGTTCCTAATAGCGAATTAACGACTATTGAGGTCTTTAACTTAGAAGGAAAGCGTTTGGTACAAGATCAATTTGAAGGTGACAAGTACACACTTCCTGTAGAGAATTTACCGGAAGGTATGTATATCATTAATATTAGTAATGCACATGTGCAAACGACTAAAAAAGTGATCATCAAATAG